The proteins below are encoded in one region of Maribacter aestuarii:
- a CDS encoding rhomboid family intramembrane serine protease, with amino-acid sequence MGRLTEAIKHLLIINILFFVATQLYGEQMYEWFSLWFPKNENFALWQIVSHMFMHGGFMHILFNMYALYAFGSPLEQMWGKNKFLFFYFSAGLGAALIHTGVNYYHFNEGLSALVDSGIPEQNIIEIISSGQYSTEWYSVAGKSTIDNFLSAYNTPAVGASGAIYGILVAFGMSYPNSELFLIFLPIPIKAKYFIPVLIGLDLFSGVTGYGLFGQGIAHFAHVGGALFGFLMMWYWKKNQFTKNRWN; translated from the coding sequence ATGGGAAGATTAACCGAGGCAATTAAGCACTTACTTATTATTAATATTTTATTTTTTGTTGCTACGCAATTGTACGGGGAACAAATGTATGAATGGTTCTCCCTATGGTTCCCAAAAAACGAGAATTTTGCACTTTGGCAAATAGTTTCGCATATGTTTATGCACGGTGGGTTCATGCATATACTTTTTAACATGTATGCCTTGTATGCATTTGGATCGCCTTTAGAGCAAATGTGGGGAAAAAATAAGTTTCTATTCTTTTACTTTTCTGCCGGGTTGGGTGCTGCATTAATTCATACAGGTGTAAATTATTATCATTTTAATGAGGGGCTAAGTGCTTTAGTAGATTCGGGTATACCAGAACAAAATATAATTGAAATTATCTCTAGCGGGCAGTACAGTACGGAATGGTATTCCGTTGCAGGTAAATCCACTATAGATAATTTTCTAAGTGCGTATAATACCCCTGCTGTTGGTGCTTCAGGTGCTATTTACGGAATTTTGGTAGCATTTGGGATGTCCTATCCCAATAGTGAGCTGTTCCTAATTTTCTTGCCTATTCCTATCAAAGCCAAGTATTTCATTCCTGTATTAATCGGATTAGATTTATTTTCGGGAGTTACCGGCTATGGTCTGTTTGGACAGGGAATAGCACATTTTGCACATGTGGGCGGAGCTTTATTCGGTTTTTTAATGATGTGGTACTGGAAGAAAAACCAGTTTACTAAAAATAGATGGAATTAA
- a CDS encoding rhomboid family intramembrane serine protease translates to MAQGNLKYQFSRLNIAEKLIAVNVLVFIVNSLFPFLLGLSKNSIVQWFELPKDFFDFFMQPWSIITYSFFHGGFGHIFWNMLLIYFVGRIFLNLFDGRRFLNVYLLGVILGGLFFILGYNIFPAFFNVTAYLIGASAGVSAVLIFICTYIPNQEVRLIFFNVKLWYIGAFVVLMDLIQLPYSGNAGGHLAHLGGALLGYWYARQLLNGTDIGAGFSRFLDTVVNMFKGGDKKAPLKTVYKKKTSKNTSSNSGKDYDRQSHQKKIDAILDKISKSGYESLSKAEKDFLFQAGKEK, encoded by the coding sequence ATGGCGCAAGGAAATTTAAAATATCAATTCAGCCGATTAAATATTGCGGAAAAGCTAATAGCCGTAAACGTATTGGTTTTTATAGTCAATAGTCTGTTCCCTTTTTTATTGGGACTTTCCAAAAATAGTATTGTACAATGGTTTGAGCTACCAAAAGATTTCTTTGATTTTTTTATGCAACCTTGGTCGATAATTACGTATTCTTTTTTTCACGGGGGATTCGGGCATATTTTTTGGAATATGTTACTGATATACTTTGTTGGGAGAATATTTTTGAATCTATTTGATGGTAGACGTTTTTTAAACGTATACCTCCTTGGGGTTATATTAGGGGGGCTTTTCTTTATATTGGGTTACAATATTTTTCCTGCTTTTTTTAATGTGACAGCCTATCTTATAGGTGCCTCAGCGGGAGTTAGTGCTGTTTTGATTTTTATATGCACCTATATTCCTAATCAAGAAGTCCGTCTAATTTTTTTCAATGTTAAATTATGGTATATAGGAGCTTTCGTGGTTTTAATGGATTTGATTCAATTACCCTATAGTGGTAACGCAGGCGGCCACTTAGCACATTTGGGAGGTGCGCTTTTGGGCTATTGGTATGCAAGACAATTATTAAATGGAACCGATATTGGAGCTGGTTTTTCGAGATTTTTAGATACTGTAGTTAATATGTTCAAAGGAGGGGATAAAAAAGCTCCTTTGAAAACGGTTTATAAGAAAAAGACGTCCAAGAATACTTCCAGTAACTCCGGTAAGGATTATGACCGACAAAGTCATCAAAAGAAGATTGACGCTATTTTAGATAAAATCAGTAAGTCGGGTTATGAGAGTCTCTCCAAAGCTGAGAAGGATTTCTTGTTTCAAGCTGGTAAGGAGAAG